Proteins from a single region of Budorcas taxicolor isolate Tak-1 chromosome 7, Takin1.1, whole genome shotgun sequence:
- the RDH8 gene encoding retinol dehydrogenase 8: protein MADAPRTVLISGCSSGIGLELAVQLAHDPRQRYQVVATMRDLGKKGTLEAAAGKALGQTLTVAQLDVCSDESVAQCLSCIQGGEVDVLVNNAGVGLVGPLEGLSLAAMQNVFDTNFFGAVRLVKAVLPGMKRRRQGHIVVVSSVMGLQGVVFNEVYAASKFAMEGFFESLAVQLLQFNIFISLVEPGPVVTEFEGKLLEQVSTAEFPGTDPDTLSYFRDLYLPASRELFHNVGQSPKDVAKVIVKVIGSARPPLRRQTNTHYTPLTALKAMDPSGSLYVRTSHRLLFRWPRLLKLGLRCLACSCFRTPVWPR from the exons ATGGCCGATGCACCCCGGACCGTGCTCATCTCAGGATGCTCCTCTGGGATTGGCTTGGAGCTGGCAGTGCAGCTGGCTCATGACCCCAGGCAGCGCTACCAGG TGGTGGCCACCATGAGGGACCTGGGAAAGAAGGGGACACTGGAGGCAGCTGCTGGGAAGGCTCTGGGTCAGACCCTCACCGTGGCGCAGCTGGACGTGTGCAGTGATGAGTCAGTGGCCCAATGTCTCAGCTGCATCCAGGGAGGGGAAGTGGATGTGCTGG TgaataatgctggagtgggcctGGTGGGGCCCTTGGAAGGGCTCAGCCTAGCTGCCATGCAGAACGTCTTTGATACCAACTTTTTTGGGGCtgtccgtctggtcaaagctgtGCTTCCCGGCATGAAGAGGAGGCGACAGGGCCACATCGTGGTGGTCAGCAGCGTCATGGGGCTGCAGG GTGTCGTGTTCAACGAAGTCTATGCGGCCTCCAAGTTTGCCATGGAGGGGTTCTTCGAAAGTCTGGCTGTCCAGCTGCTACAGTTCAACATCTT CATCTCCCTGGTGGAGCCAGGCCCGGTTGTCACAGAGTTTGAGGGCAAGCTCCTAGAGCAGGTTTCCACAGCCGAGTTCCCAGGCACCGACCCTGACACGCTGAGCTACTTTCGAGATCTGTACCTCCCAGCCTCCAGGGAGCTCTTTCACAACGTGGGACAGAGCCCAAAGGATGTAGCCAAG GTCATCGTCAAGGTCATCGGCTCGGCCAGACCACCCTTGCGCCGACAGACCAACACCCACTACACTCCACTGACCGCGCTCAAGGCTATGGACCCCTCCGGCAGCCTGTATGTGCGAACTTCCCACCGCCTGCTCTTCCGCTGGCCACGCCTTCTCAAGCTTGGCCTTCGGTGCCTGGCCTGCAGCTGCTTCCGCACCCCAGTGTGGCCCCGATGA